Part of the Cryptosporangium arvum DSM 44712 genome, CCCTGCCCAGCGGCGAGCAGTACGACTGGCAGTACGGCACGCCCGTGCCCGACCTGCTGGAGGCGGACTGGTCGGCGTGGGCCGACCGGCTCGCCGCCCTGGGTCACCCGGTGCGCCTCCGGTTGCTCCACCGGATCCTCTCCGGCGCACGCACCACCGCGGAGCTGGCCGACGACGAGGAACTGGGCACGACCGGCCAGCTCTACCACCACCTCCGCCACCTGGTCGCGGCCGGCTGGCTGCGGTCGGCGGCCCGCGGACGCTACGCCGTGCCGCCGGAACGGGTGGTGCCCCTGCTCGTCATCCTCTCGGGAGTACGGACATGACCACTACCGTCACCCCAACCCCTCGTCCCGCGCGGGTGCCCCGGCGCACCGCGCTGATCGGCGCCGTCGTCGCGGTCGCGGTCGCGGCGCTCGCGTTCCTGGTGGGGCCGGCGCCCAACCGGCTGCCGGACACCCACCGCGGCGACGACGCGCTCGCCGAGCGGGTGCTCGACGTCGTCGGCGACGAGACCGGCGGCTACCGCGGCCTCGCCGTCGCGCGTGTCGACCGGGCGGGCGCCGTGACCACGCTCGTCGGCGACGACGCCGGTGGACCCCGGTTCGAGATCGGCTCGGTGGGCAAGGTGTTCACCGGCATGCTGCTCGCGGACCTGGTCG contains:
- a CDS encoding ArsR/SmtB family transcription factor: MTDEPLADRVAALERRLDALESAGAGPSPVPDDVFWALEGLKARSDNAVLFTGTVALPSGEQYDWQYGTPVPDLLEADWSAWADRLAALGHPVRLRLLHRILSGARTTAELADDEELGTTGQLYHHLRHLVAAGWLRSAARGRYAVPPERVVPLLVILSGVRT